One window of Flavobacterium dauae genomic DNA carries:
- a CDS encoding ISAon1 family transposase → MGGFFGVNGKKLQRQYKKHLSSFSTWQPKEHAHQWIVYPQNIGTHLAIDEVALSQGELYTIVTNKKAKGKKGSLVAIIAGTKTEQVIEHISKIDLKKRQAVIEITLDMANSMKLIAKKCFPKAVQVTDRFHVQKLTLEALQELRIKHRWEAMDKENQAVLQAKSENKTYNPPILNNGDTVKQLLVRSRYLLYKSREKWTKNQEERAEILFKLYPDIKTAYSLSAQLRTIYNSKNDKNSAMLKLAHWYRKVEEAGFKNFNIVLNTIKGNYQSILNYFDNRSTNASAEAFNAKIKAFRSQFRGVRKIDFFLFRLSKLFA, encoded by the coding sequence ATCGGAGGGTTCTTTGGCGTTAACGGCAAAAAACTTCAAAGGCAATATAAAAAACATCTCAGCTCATTTAGCACTTGGCAACCCAAGGAACACGCTCATCAATGGATTGTTTACCCCCAAAACATTGGTACGCATTTGGCAATTGACGAAGTAGCCTTGTCTCAAGGCGAACTTTATACCATTGTTACCAATAAAAAAGCCAAGGGTAAAAAAGGATCATTAGTTGCCATTATTGCCGGAACCAAAACAGAACAAGTTATTGAACATATTAGTAAAATAGATTTAAAAAAAAGACAAGCAGTTATTGAAATTACTTTAGATATGGCTAATTCTATGAAGTTAATAGCCAAAAAATGTTTTCCAAAAGCAGTACAAGTGACAGATCGTTTCCACGTGCAAAAATTAACCTTAGAAGCGTTACAAGAACTTAGAATAAAGCATCGATGGGAAGCTATGGATAAAGAAAATCAAGCCGTACTACAAGCTAAATCAGAAAACAAAACATATAACCCACCAATTTTAAACAATGGCGATACTGTAAAGCAATTGTTGGTCAGAAGCCGTTATTTACTGTATAAATCAAGAGAAAAATGGACAAAAAATCAAGAAGAAAGAGCCGAAATCCTATTTAAATTATATCCCGATATTAAAACAGCATATTCTTTATCCGCACAACTACGAACTATCTACAATAGTAAAAACGATAAAAATAGTGCTATGCTAAAATTAGCACATTGGTATAGAAAAGTAGAAGAAGCGGGCTTTAAAAACTTCAATATTGTTCTCAATACCATAAAGGGTAATTACCAATCAATACTAAACTATTTCGATAATCGAAGCACCAATGCATCAGCAGAGGCTTTTAATGCTAAAATTAAAGCTTTTAGATCACAATTTAGAGGTGTTAGAAAAATTGATTTTTTTCTGTTTAGATTATCTAAGCTTTTTGCTTAA
- a CDS encoding dipeptidase, translating into MEIIKNYVQQNKERFINELIDLLKIPSVSADSAFSQDVLNTADKVKEFLEKAGCDKVEICETPGYPIVYGEKHINDNLPTILVYGHYDVQPADPIELWDSPPFEPVIKKTELHPDGAIFARGACDDKGQMFMHVKALELMMQTNTLPCNVKFMIEGEEEVGSASLAWFVEKNQEKLKNDVILISDTGMISNTQPSITTGLRGLSYVEVEVTGPNRDLHSGLYGGAVANPINILTKMIASLHDENNHITIPGFYDKVEELSREERDEMAKRPFSLDDYKKALDIDEVYGEAGYTTNERNSIRPTLDVNGIWGGYTGEGAKTVIASKAFAKISMRLVPNQDWEEITNLFKKHFESIAPKSVKVVVKPHHGGQGYVTPIDSIGYQAAAKAYTDTFGVTPIPVRSGGSIPIVALFEKELKSKTIMMGFGLDSDAIHSPNEHYGIFNYLKGIETIPLFYKYFTEMSE; encoded by the coding sequence ATGGAAATAATAAAAAATTACGTTCAACAAAATAAGGAACGTTTTATTAATGAGTTAATTGACTTATTAAAAATACCATCGGTTAGTGCAGACAGTGCCTTTTCTCAAGATGTTTTAAATACAGCCGATAAGGTAAAAGAATTTTTAGAAAAAGCAGGTTGCGATAAAGTAGAAATCTGTGAAACGCCGGGTTACCCTATTGTTTATGGCGAAAAACACATTAACGACAATCTGCCAACCATTTTGGTTTATGGACATTATGATGTTCAACCAGCAGATCCAATCGAATTATGGGATTCGCCACCTTTTGAACCGGTTATCAAGAAAACAGAATTACACCCAGACGGAGCTATTTTTGCTCGCGGTGCCTGTGATGACAAAGGTCAGATGTTTATGCACGTTAAAGCGTTGGAATTAATGATGCAAACCAATACGTTACCTTGTAACGTAAAGTTTATGATTGAAGGGGAAGAAGAAGTAGGATCGGCATCTTTGGCTTGGTTTGTTGAAAAAAATCAGGAAAAATTAAAGAATGATGTGATTTTGATTTCTGACACCGGAATGATTTCAAATACGCAACCGTCTATTACAACCGGACTTCGCGGATTAAGCTACGTGGAAGTAGAAGTTACCGGACCAAATCGCGATCTTCATTCAGGTTTATACGGCGGTGCGGTAGCAAACCCAATCAATATTCTTACAAAAATGATTGCCTCGTTACACGATGAAAACAATCACATTACCATTCCTGGTTTTTATGATAAGGTAGAAGAATTATCAAGAGAAGAACGCGACGAAATGGCAAAACGACCTTTTTCGTTAGATGATTATAAAAAAGCTTTAGATATTGATGAGGTTTATGGCGAAGCCGGATACACAACCAACGAACGCAATTCTATTCGTCCAACGTTAGATGTTAACGGAATTTGGGGCGGATATACAGGTGAAGGTGCAAAAACGGTGATCGCATCTAAAGCATTTGCTAAAATTTCAATGCGATTAGTACCTAATCAAGATTGGGAAGAAATTACCAATTTGTTTAAAAAACATTTTGAAAGCATTGCACCTAAATCGGTAAAAGTGGTGGTAAAACCACACCACGGTGGTCAGGGTTATGTAACGCCTATCGATTCTATCGGTTATCAGGCAGCTGCCAAAGCATATACCGATACTTTTGGTGTAACGCCAATCCCGGTTCGTTCCGGTGGTTCTATTCCAATTGTGGCATTATTTGAAAAAGAATTAAAATCAAAAACCATTATGATGGGCTTTGGTTTAGATTCTGACGCCATTCACTCACCAAATGAGCATTACGGCATTTTCAATTATCTGAAAGGTATTGAAACCATTCCGTTATTTTACAAGTATTTTACAGAAATGTCTGAATAA
- the gldD gene encoding gliding motility lipoprotein GldD produces the protein MKTISFLTTVVIILSLASCKEDTIPKPDGFLSLEYPKAAYESYSYPNSSFKFNKNKFAVIQPEENFSFKIDYPKMKASIYMNYRPVENNLNLLLKDAQKLTYEHIVKADGIEESVYEHPEKNVYGMFYRVIGDAATNVQFYATDSTKNFIVGTLYFYTKPNFDSIYPATKYIEDDMKMIMESLEWTK, from the coding sequence ATGAAAACGATTAGCTTTTTAACAACCGTAGTAATTATACTTTCTTTAGCAAGCTGTAAAGAAGACACCATTCCTAAACCCGACGGTTTTTTAAGTCTAGAATATCCAAAAGCTGCTTACGAAAGTTATTCGTACCCAAACAGCAGCTTTAAATTCAACAAAAATAAATTTGCGGTGATTCAACCCGAAGAAAATTTCTCTTTTAAGATTGATTATCCTAAAATGAAAGCGAGTATTTATATGAACTACCGCCCGGTTGAAAACAATTTGAATTTGCTTTTAAAAGACGCCCAAAAACTAACTTACGAACATATTGTAAAAGCCGACGGAATTGAAGAATCGGTTTACGAACATCCCGAAAAAAACGTTTACGGAATGTTTTACCGAGTTATTGGCGATGCGGCAACAAACGTACAGTTTTACGCTACCGACAGCACTAAAAATTTTATTGTTGGAACACTTTATTTTTACACCAAACCCAATTTTGATTCTATTTATCCCGCTACAAAATACATTGAAGACGATATGAAAATGATTATGGAATCGTTAGAATGGACGAAATAA
- the gldE gene encoding gliding motility-associated protein GldE, producing MDPEPVTLQVLFLLLTIICSVISLFFVALFAAVEVAYFSTTKIRYELLLNHFPKKAALYQKLLNKPVKLQATINLSNTIFKVLFLWSLFVIYNHFFFINIWGIVILLCVSSVILAFFGEIYPRIYSSRQLNKVVVKSIQTVYFFCEILTPATWIFRKINRFVIGKIDKKDDSFSMEQLSQAIEMTDYNPSNEDEQRILEGIASFGSTEVSQVMTPRIDIFALNDEELFHEILPQIIEKGYSRIPVYEDSIDNIIGILYIKDLIPFLDRKVFQWTTLLREPYFIPESKKLDDLLTDFQSNKNHLAVVVDEFGETVGIISLEDIIEEIVGEIADELDEDDKPYQKLNANVYIFDGKISILDFCRILDIDEDLFEENRKDAESLGGFLLEQIEDFPKTDDVITFENYTFKIVNIHKRRLEKIKVTINEND from the coding sequence TTGGACCCCGAGCCCGTCACATTACAAGTACTTTTTTTACTGCTAACAATTATTTGTTCAGTAATTTCTTTATTTTTTGTTGCATTATTTGCAGCCGTAGAAGTCGCATACTTTTCAACAACAAAAATTCGTTACGAACTGCTTTTAAATCATTTTCCTAAAAAAGCGGCATTATATCAAAAATTATTAAACAAACCCGTTAAACTTCAAGCAACAATAAATTTAAGCAACACCATTTTTAAAGTTCTGTTCTTGTGGAGTTTGTTTGTTATTTACAATCATTTTTTCTTTATAAACATTTGGGGCATCGTAATTTTGCTGTGTGTAAGCAGTGTTATTCTGGCTTTCTTTGGCGAAATTTATCCGCGAATATACAGTTCAAGGCAATTAAACAAAGTGGTGGTAAAAAGCATTCAAACTGTTTATTTTTTCTGTGAGATTTTAACACCGGCAACTTGGATTTTTAGAAAAATCAATCGTTTTGTAATCGGAAAAATCGATAAAAAAGACGACTCTTTTTCTATGGAACAACTTTCGCAAGCTATCGAAATGACCGATTACAACCCGTCTAACGAAGATGAGCAACGCATTTTAGAAGGAATTGCCTCTTTTGGATCTACCGAAGTATCGCAAGTAATGACACCGCGAATTGATATTTTTGCTTTAAATGATGAAGAACTTTTTCACGAAATTCTGCCACAAATTATCGAAAAAGGTTATTCGCGCATCCCTGTTTATGAAGATAGCATCGACAATATTATAGGAATCCTTTACATTAAAGACCTGATCCCGTTTTTAGACCGAAAAGTTTTTCAATGGACCACACTTTTACGCGAACCTTATTTTATCCCGGAAAGTAAGAAATTAGACGATTTGCTGACCGATTTTCAATCAAACAAAAACCATTTGGCTGTGGTGGTTGATGAATTTGGGGAAACCGTTGGAATTATATCGTTAGAAGATATTATTGAAGAAATTGTGGGCGAAATTGCCGATGAATTAGACGAAGACGACAAACCTTATCAAAAATTAAACGCAAATGTTTATATCTTTGACGGAAAAATTTCCATTTTAGATTTTTGCAGGATTTTAGATATTGATGAAGATCTTTTTGAAGAAAACCGGAAAGACGCTGAATCATTAGGCGGATTTTTATTGGAACAAATTGAAGATTTCCCTAAAACCGATGACGTTATTACCTTTGAAAATTATACATTTAAAATTGTAAACATTCATAAACGCAGATTAGAAAAAATTAAAGTTACCATTAATGAAAACGATTAG
- a CDS encoding single-stranded DNA-binding protein — protein MYGTLNKVTLIGHLGDDVKMHYFEGGNSIARFSIATNEVYINKSTNEKITSTEWHNLVFRNKAAELCEKYLSKGDKIYVEGKIRTRNWQTEDGTTKHTTEIQVTEFIFLSIKKDIDSKTKAMKHTDDKLSNFEIPKISDYDKLNDLPF, from the coding sequence ATGTACGGAACTTTAAACAAAGTAACTTTAATTGGCCATTTAGGCGACGACGTGAAAATGCATTATTTTGAAGGCGGAAACTCTATTGCCCGTTTTTCTATTGCAACTAACGAGGTATATATCAACAAATCAACCAACGAAAAAATTACATCGACAGAGTGGCACAACCTTGTTTTTAGAAACAAAGCTGCCGAATTGTGCGAAAAATATTTAAGCAAAGGCGATAAAATTTATGTAGAAGGAAAAATTCGTACCCGAAACTGGCAAACCGAAGATGGAACTACAAAACACACCACCGAAATACAGGTAACCGAATTTATTTTTCTCTCGATTAAAAAAGACATCGATTCAAAGACAAAAGCAATGAAACACACCGATGATAAATTGAGCAACTTTGAAATACCAAAAATTTCCGACTACGATAAATTGAACGATCTTCCTTTTTAA
- the mutY gene encoding A/G-specific adenine glycosylase, translating into MDFTRQLLLWYQKNKRDLPWRNTKNPYYIWLSEIILQQTRIEQGLPYYLSFTKNFPSLKDLATANEDAVLKLWQGLGYYSRARNLHFTAKTIYFDLNNTFPNNYNNIIKLKGIGPYTAAAIASFAYKEPVAVVDGNVFRVLSRFFGISDDIAVTKTRTVFQNLANELISKKHPDLFNHAIMDFGATVCVPANPKCDQCVLNQNCYAFLKNEVGQLPVKNKKISVKNRFFNYLILKKDNKIALQQRTNKDIWQQLFELPLVETATDNEEELFLHLSNLYPNNNVKKVTANTIKHKLSHQQLYISFYEIEVTDFNTKHLVVPLNQLDLYAYPIVLWNFLKDFFKLEKN; encoded by the coding sequence ATGGATTTTACTCGGCAGTTATTGCTTTGGTATCAAAAAAACAAACGGGATTTACCTTGGCGAAACACCAAAAACCCTTACTACATCTGGCTTTCGGAAATTATTTTACAACAAACCCGTATTGAACAGGGCTTGCCTTATTACCTTTCATTTACCAAAAATTTCCCTTCGTTAAAAGATCTGGCAACAGCAAACGAAGATGCTGTTTTAAAACTTTGGCAGGGATTGGGTTATTATTCGCGCGCCCGAAATCTGCATTTTACCGCAAAAACCATTTATTTTGATTTAAACAATACGTTTCCTAACAACTATAACAACATCATTAAATTAAAGGGTATTGGCCCGTACACGGCAGCAGCAATAGCATCGTTTGCTTACAAAGAACCTGTTGCGGTGGTTGACGGAAATGTTTTTAGGGTTTTATCGCGCTTTTTTGGTATTTCTGATGATATTGCGGTTACTAAAACCCGAACTGTTTTTCAGAATCTGGCAAATGAATTAATCAGTAAAAAACACCCCGATTTATTCAATCACGCGATAATGGATTTTGGTGCAACGGTTTGTGTACCGGCAAACCCTAAATGTGATCAATGTGTTTTAAACCAAAATTGTTATGCGTTTTTAAAAAACGAAGTGGGTCAATTGCCTGTAAAAAACAAGAAAATTAGTGTTAAAAACCGGTTTTTCAATTATCTGATTTTAAAAAAAGACAATAAAATTGCTCTTCAACAACGCACCAACAAAGACATCTGGCAACAGTTATTCGAACTTCCGCTTGTTGAAACTGCAACGGACAATGAAGAAGAATTATTCTTGCATTTATCAAACCTTTATCCAAACAACAATGTAAAAAAAGTTACTGCAAATACCATAAAACACAAATTATCGCATCAGCAATTGTACATCAGCTTTTATGAAATTGAAGTTACCGATTTTAACACAAAACATTTGGTTGTTCCGCTGAATCAATTAGATTTATATGCCTACCCTATTGTGCTGTGGAATTTTTTAAAAGATTTTTTTAAGCTGGAAAAAAATTAG
- a CDS encoding GNAT family N-acetyltransferase: MLKIKTYSQENKPDQYERENILNFLFKHLEQYGDPKQDIEKCLKYALKESPSFGGFILTAVQEEKIVGAVIVNETGMKDYIPENILVYIATDANQRGKGIGKALMQKAIETANGNIALHVEPDNPAKKLYEKLGFTNKYLEMRLTK; encoded by the coding sequence ATGTTAAAAATCAAGACGTATAGTCAAGAGAATAAACCTGATCAATATGAAAGAGAAAACATTTTAAACTTTTTATTCAAACATTTAGAGCAATACGGTGACCCTAAGCAGGATATTGAAAAATGTTTGAAATATGCTTTGAAAGAATCGCCTTCGTTTGGTGGATTTATTCTAACAGCGGTACAAGAAGAAAAAATTGTTGGAGCTGTAATTGTGAACGAAACCGGAATGAAAGATTATATCCCTGAAAACATTTTGGTTTACATTGCCACAGATGCCAACCAACGCGGTAAAGGCATTGGAAAAGCCTTGATGCAAAAAGCAATTGAAACCGCAAACGGAAATATTGCACTACACGTAGAACCCGACAATCCTGCAAAAAAACTTTACGAAAAACTGGGCTTTACCAATAAGTATTTAGAAATGCGTTTAACCAAATAA